A stretch of the candidate division KSB1 bacterium genome encodes the following:
- a CDS encoding sugar phosphate isomerase/epimerase has product MVNRREFIKSTAGAFCALNVSSINHNVFVSSKKKLDRVGLQLYTIRTEMKKDFEGSLAKVAEIGYKEVEFAGYFGRKPGGIAKLLKQLDLDAVAAHISFKDINDQFEKTVEAAKAIGLRYVIIPSWFDRQKYTTKDSLKGFAEILNQAGEKCKSAGIQFGYHNHNHEFKDVDGVIPYDVFVKETDPELVVMEMDLFWIIKGGQNPLDYFKRYPGRFQLCHVKDLDKDQKMVDVGKGNIDFGEIFTKSKQAGLKHYFVEHDNPDDPFASIILSFKHLQGLEFG; this is encoded by the coding sequence ATGGTCAATCGACGAGAGTTTATTAAATCAACTGCAGGGGCTTTTTGTGCGCTAAACGTATCATCAATAAATCACAACGTATTCGTATCCTCTAAGAAGAAATTGGATCGTGTAGGACTTCAGCTCTATACCATTCGAACTGAAATGAAAAAAGATTTTGAGGGATCGCTGGCTAAAGTAGCAGAGATCGGTTACAAAGAAGTTGAATTTGCCGGTTACTTTGGACGAAAACCGGGGGGAATTGCTAAACTCCTAAAACAACTCGATTTGGATGCGGTTGCCGCACATATTTCATTCAAGGATATCAATGATCAGTTTGAGAAAACAGTCGAAGCTGCTAAAGCCATTGGCCTCCGCTATGTAATTATTCCCTCGTGGTTTGACAGGCAAAAGTATACCACGAAAGATTCCTTGAAGGGATTTGCAGAGATTTTGAATCAAGCGGGAGAAAAATGCAAATCTGCTGGAATTCAGTTCGGCTATCATAATCATAATCATGAATTTAAAGATGTTGACGGCGTCATCCCTTATGATGTTTTTGTAAAAGAAACCGATCCGGAGTTAGTAGTCATGGAGATGGATTTATTCTGGATTATCAAAGGCGGCCAGAATCCCCTGGATTATTTTAAGCGTTATCCCGGGCGATTTCAATTATGCCATGTCAAAGATTTGGATAAAGATCAGAAAATGGTTGATGTCGGCAAAGGCAATATTGATTTTGGTGAGATTTTCACTAAATCCAAGCAAGCGGGACTAAAGCACTATTTTGTCGAGCATGACAATCCCGATGATCCGTTTGCAAGCATTATATTGAGTTTCAAACATTTGCAGGGTTTGGAGTTTGGATAA
- a CDS encoding Ig-like domain-containing protein: protein MKRLVFALLLFCLNSQTFAFQQALKDISSSDPISIKCGYQEVLKIMANLNQQEQLPQDPLKKQTKVTLEVGDILSFFSYDFKKQEAHSLEAELRHKTDKTYIFVEKPQWDSQRVTQNDVDTFHNAFEVATPSSSQLPGHFPSASVDPGKGIREINEEYFGPPPNKSGDGYVYILILDIRDNFDPENGNNLFIAGFFSPRDQSDLANSNQKDMIYVDSNPGRPTNEFSLLVVAHEFQHLIHNHFDTNEERWINEGASEYAQQLCGYGVSIPVNYFSNPNKSMTSWGDQLEDYQRVGLWNVYLGEKFGNPLIKAIVQDPDNGVTSIRNALDQVGISLSIEQIFTNFTIANYANDPTIGDNGYYGYNVFRLPILPNFITTHPIYPVDAPRRSLQQYSAAYYRFTGTDTTAVLQFIGEPNREIAASILERGNQNSVTPINLNNSNQGQASLARIGNGANDMILIASSLSTSNPYSFSVTTELVDLTPPRITLGPRESLSTGSSVTIFWETDELSSSIIQFGLTDQYGIEFVDDEPRVVHQIGIGNLQPNTIYHYRVGSADQRGNGPTFSADFTFITPSTTSTAITTVQQTHSYGNEGRNIVVSVNGDIHIVYHEIVGDRRFVYHVKSSDNGETFSTETQIDISLFFGGMPSIAIDSSDRMHVAWHAQETSTSNFKVYYSRSDDNGLTWSAPKLISKTFTIDDNLYAAIAIDPTENPHIVWNSVLPQNLERNLGDVYHNFSSDGGETWPDDKMIASSDDHVAFVPTIDFSSNGKAYVLYSDGIFDVANPGNSNVFAYAVTSNDYQQWTTPEAISSSGVLFSTMVSFAIDPKNNVHAVFTDNFNGTFHVMYTKLNVTGEISGWTTPTSVAQSIVHDGSNRGSVTYPNISVDENSDLYLLYLDGQEPFSSGSSLGKPVQNIIQYENNKALSKVTQGVADAYLTIFRNGVWLPAGNISNDTPNTDFAELPNRVSNGVLDILWMREFSTTRNQITFLHLNTKQGASLVPPKISSVFPENGATDVPYFQKILDISAVYDQRINPDSLNEKNVIISSSSGVIPGELVYDESQRRMTFSPSVDLPPDEDITVTIKTNVTNTSGLPLDGNGNGQVDGSPDDDFSWSFHTQELDNVPPNLTISVLQNPVLTRYVDLYVVSSEDLQESPTLTLNNSPVSLSLLNQSAHIYKGDTKLENSGVLELAVTARDYGNNSGNATKSFSAQLLIAREGGNISSPGGEMNLYISSGSLHEDTYLTVVELDEPFDPESGKSISKSSLGLATYLIGPPSLSLKKEGDLSFTMIAPEGKTLQLEQKNETGDWEAIPSTYNNDRLTAKIAKLGRFRVVTADPIIPIQFALQQNYPNPFTPKISSTVLSFDLPFQESIEISIFNLLGQKVKTLFAGVKEAGSFKILWDGLDERNIPVASGIYIYQLKASKTILNKKMLILQ, encoded by the coding sequence ATGAAAAGATTAGTCTTCGCTTTACTTTTGTTTTGCCTTAACAGCCAAACATTCGCTTTCCAGCAAGCCTTGAAAGATATTTCCTCAAGTGACCCTATAAGTATTAAATGTGGTTACCAGGAAGTTCTCAAAATTATGGCTAATTTGAACCAACAAGAACAGCTGCCACAAGATCCACTCAAAAAACAAACTAAAGTTACTTTGGAAGTCGGAGATATTCTGAGTTTCTTTTCATATGACTTTAAAAAGCAAGAAGCCCATTCACTCGAAGCGGAATTACGGCACAAGACCGACAAAACCTACATTTTCGTTGAAAAACCTCAATGGGATAGCCAACGTGTAACACAAAATGATGTGGATACATTCCATAATGCTTTTGAAGTTGCAACGCCCAGTTCCTCCCAGCTCCCCGGACATTTTCCAAGCGCTTCCGTTGATCCCGGTAAAGGCATTCGGGAAATAAACGAAGAGTATTTTGGTCCACCACCAAATAAATCCGGGGACGGTTACGTCTACATACTTATTTTGGATATTCGAGATAATTTTGATCCTGAAAACGGAAATAATTTATTTATTGCCGGATTTTTCAGTCCCAGGGATCAATCCGATTTAGCCAATAGTAATCAAAAAGACATGATTTATGTCGATTCTAACCCCGGAAGGCCTACTAATGAATTTTCCTTGCTCGTCGTTGCACATGAATTTCAACATTTAATTCACAACCATTTTGATACCAATGAAGAAAGGTGGATTAATGAAGGCGCTTCGGAATATGCTCAACAGTTATGTGGTTATGGCGTTTCAATACCGGTTAACTATTTTAGTAATCCGAATAAATCTATGACAAGTTGGGGTGATCAGCTTGAAGATTACCAAAGAGTAGGCTTGTGGAATGTTTACCTGGGAGAGAAATTTGGCAATCCTCTAATCAAAGCGATCGTTCAAGATCCGGATAACGGTGTAACAAGTATACGGAATGCATTGGATCAGGTGGGTATTTCCCTTTCAATCGAACAGATCTTCACTAATTTTACCATTGCTAATTATGCCAATGATCCCACTATTGGCGACAATGGATATTATGGTTATAACGTATTTCGCTTACCCATTTTACCTAACTTTATTACCACTCATCCGATTTATCCTGTTGATGCTCCAAGGAGATCATTACAACAGTATTCAGCGGCCTACTATCGTTTTACCGGAACAGATACAACGGCTGTGTTGCAATTTATTGGTGAACCGAATAGAGAGATTGCAGCAAGCATTTTGGAAAGGGGAAATCAGAATTCAGTTACTCCAATCAATTTAAATAATTCAAACCAGGGTCAAGCGAGTTTAGCTAGAATTGGTAATGGCGCCAATGATATGATTTTAATCGCATCGAGTTTGAGTACTTCAAATCCTTATTCTTTTTCCGTAACTACCGAACTGGTTGATCTGACGCCTCCACGAATAACCCTCGGACCGCGAGAATCACTCTCCACCGGATCCTCTGTCACTATTTTTTGGGAAACGGATGAGCTCTCAAGCAGTATTATTCAATTTGGGTTAACAGACCAATATGGGATAGAATTTGTTGATGACGAACCAAGGGTCGTACATCAAATCGGAATTGGCAATTTGCAGCCCAATACGATCTATCACTATCGGGTTGGCTCTGCCGATCAAAGAGGAAATGGCCCAACTTTTAGTGCGGATTTTACCTTTATTACCCCCTCGACCACTTCCACAGCAATTACTACTGTTCAGCAAACACACTCTTATGGAAATGAAGGCCGCAATATCGTAGTCAGTGTAAACGGTGATATCCATATTGTTTACCACGAAATTGTTGGAGATAGAAGATTTGTTTATCATGTAAAATCCAGTGACAATGGAGAAACATTTTCTACAGAAACGCAAATTGACATATCGCTATTTTTTGGCGGAATGCCATCAATAGCAATCGACTCGTCTGACAGAATGCATGTTGCATGGCATGCACAAGAGACTTCTACCTCTAATTTTAAAGTCTATTATAGTAGATCCGACGATAATGGCCTAACTTGGTCGGCTCCCAAACTAATAAGCAAAACATTTACCATTGATGATAATTTATATGCAGCTATAGCGATTGATCCAACCGAAAACCCCCATATTGTATGGAATTCCGTATTACCACAAAACCTTGAACGCAACCTGGGCGATGTGTACCACAATTTTTCCAGTGATGGCGGTGAAACCTGGCCCGATGATAAGATGATTGCATCCTCTGACGATCATGTTGCATTTGTTCCTACCATTGATTTTAGTTCAAATGGGAAAGCCTATGTTTTATATAGCGACGGCATTTTTGATGTTGCAAATCCCGGTAACAGCAACGTGTTCGCTTATGCGGTCACTAGCAATGATTATCAACAATGGACTACACCTGAAGCAATCAGTTCTTCCGGGGTACTTTTCTCAACTATGGTATCTTTTGCTATCGATCCGAAAAATAATGTACATGCTGTGTTCACGGATAATTTCAACGGCACTTTTCATGTAATGTATACAAAATTGAATGTGACCGGGGAAATAAGCGGTTGGACAACGCCAACCTCGGTAGCACAATCCATTGTTCATGACGGTTCAAATAGAGGTTCGGTTACCTATCCAAATATTTCTGTTGATGAAAACTCAGACCTATATCTTTTATACCTGGATGGTCAGGAACCATTTTCCAGCGGATCCAGCCTGGGTAAACCTGTTCAAAATATTATTCAGTATGAAAATAATAAAGCATTGTCAAAAGTTACACAAGGCGTTGCAGATGCATATTTAACCATTTTTAGAAATGGTGTTTGGCTGCCGGCTGGAAATATCTCCAACGATACCCCAAATACTGATTTTGCCGAATTGCCAAACCGCGTAAGTAATGGCGTTCTTGACATACTGTGGATGAGAGAATTTTCTACCACCAGAAACCAAATCACATTTTTGCACCTGAATACAAAACAAGGAGCGTCTTTAGTTCCTCCTAAAATATCTTCGGTTTTTCCGGAAAACGGAGCAACAGATGTTCCTTATTTTCAAAAAATATTGGATATTTCCGCCGTTTATGATCAACGAATTAATCCAGATTCTTTAAATGAAAAAAATGTAATTATTTCTAGTTCATCTGGTGTAATCCCTGGTGAACTTGTTTATGATGAAAGTCAAAGACGTATGACTTTTTCTCCTTCAGTAGACCTTCCGCCAGATGAAGATATTACAGTCACAATCAAGACCAATGTTACAAACACATCGGGACTACCTTTAGATGGAAATGGCAATGGTCAGGTAGACGGATCTCCGGATGATGATTTTAGCTGGAGTTTTCATACACAAGAGTTGGACAACGTCCCGCCGAATTTGACTATCAGCGTTCTACAAAATCCTGTGCTTACACGTTACGTGGATTTATACGTAGTCTCTTCCGAAGATTTACAGGAATCTCCAACTCTTACGTTAAACAACTCACCCGTTTCACTATCCTTACTCAATCAATCCGCTCATATCTATAAGGGCGATACAAAGCTGGAAAATAGCGGAGTGCTGGAATTGGCGGTTACGGCTAGAGATTACGGTAATAATTCCGGTAATGCTACGAAGAGCTTCTCTGCCCAGTTACTTATTGCGAGAGAAGGTGGCAACATATCATCCCCTGGCGGTGAAATGAATCTTTATATTTCTTCCGGCAGTTTGCATGAAGATACTTATCTCACCGTAGTTGAATTGGATGAGCCTTTTGATCCGGAATCCGGTAAGTCGATCTCAAAAAGCAGCCTAGGGCTTGCCACATATCTCATTGGACCACCGTCATTGTCTTTAAAGAAAGAGGGTGATCTCAGTTTTACAATGATCGCTCCGGAAGGCAAAACTTTACAATTAGAGCAAAAAAACGAAACCGGGGACTGGGAAGCAATTCCTTCAACGTATAACAACGATCGATTGACTGCTAAGATTGCAAAACTCGGAAGATTCCGGGTTGTAACGGCAGATCCAATTATTCCGATTCAATTCGCATTGCAGCAAAATTACCCAAATCCATTTACACCCAAAATTTCTTCAACGGTCTTATCATTTGACTTGCCCTTTCAGGAATCCATTGAAATTTCCATCTTTAATCTATTGGGACAAAAAGTAAAAACATTATTTGCCGGGGTTAAAGAAGCAGGCTCCTTTAAAATCTTGTGGGACGGCCTGGATGAAAGAAATATCCCGGTTGCCAGCGGCATTTACATTTATCAATTAAAAGCATCCAAAACTATTTTGAATAAAAAAATGTTGATTTTGCAGTGA
- a CDS encoding lamin tail domain-containing protein, which produces MKKFIGLVSISAVVFLGASLSFGQGHLLITEFAVTPTPGEFVEIYNPTPDSVDLSNYYITDATFAGGGTYYYNIVTGDGGGGGFGDFNARFPAGAKIGPGEYQTIAILGDSLFFDQYNVLPTYELYEDGSNFASDVPDMLEATAGSIDDNHAGNVQFGALSTGEVLILYYWDGVSDLVKDVDYVVWQDKAEAVDKTGVSIDGPDAGEETSTYAADTAIADQTTVNADNDGDGNAHDSDKSAQRVLPVEDLENWTGGNGITGHDETSENTSWKGGIWSINAPATPNAAALSESPSIQSLNFIRADDIGPDANDDSPQLGDTLSVTGIVMQDMREIFLGSRWGGFIMEESGGPWSGFFVIQNDTSTAGVAGTLLTATVPGDTIKITGIVSEFQPTPNTPSITQFVLITDPVTPIEFVGPASDPANPGLPDLIVLTPGDLGLNAAGTSADVQLSERWEGVLARFEDLTILANGLPGNTMTATDASGTIILDDYFSAVSNAVTNNGNVWPDLPAGTKINVTGFVRGGTSSGLITINPRTLADIEIASSPPEISNASRTPTIPTAAEAVTVSAVIQDAQGAVATATVDYRVDGGAFQKVDMATGGGSSQQAVINFADSLYSADIPAQADGALVEYFLTAADDTADSTRAPATGNFFYYVRDAGPTIRDVQFTPFANGNSGAVGLPITVTGIATTDSADFSFYWIQDGTDPWSGVLVLDNVNNVNLGDEVEVTGTVGECFGQTQINNVTSANVLSSGNTLPDPLMMNTGDINTGAAGAESYEGMFVRVENAEVINERPDGFPGFGEFTVNDGSGELRIDDLSAIFQGQTSPDTAFHAGERYAIQGILDWTFGNFKIQPRNNDDLDNTTGVEDDNLLGVPFTYELKQNYPNPFNPETSIQYSLANKGAVSLTVFNLMGQKVRTLIDKDQPAGNYEVRWNGLNDQRLKVASGIYFYRFKSGDFTKIQKMLLLK; this is translated from the coding sequence ATGAAGAAATTTATTGGATTAGTTAGTATAAGCGCTGTTGTTTTTCTGGGCGCTTCATTGTCGTTTGGACAAGGACATTTGTTAATTACGGAGTTTGCAGTTACACCCACTCCAGGAGAATTCGTTGAGATTTATAATCCAACACCAGATTCAGTTGATCTGAGCAATTACTACATTACTGACGCTACTTTTGCTGGTGGTGGGACATACTATTATAATATCGTTACCGGCGATGGCGGTGGTGGTGGGTTTGGTGATTTTAATGCAAGGTTCCCAGCTGGCGCTAAGATTGGACCCGGAGAATACCAAACCATTGCCATTCTTGGAGATTCACTATTCTTTGATCAATACAACGTTTTACCAACCTACGAATTGTATGAGGATGGTTCTAATTTTGCAAGCGATGTTCCTGACATGTTGGAAGCGACTGCCGGGAGTATCGACGATAACCATGCGGGCAATGTTCAATTTGGTGCGTTAAGTACCGGCGAAGTGCTAATCCTTTACTATTGGGACGGAGTCAGTGACCTGGTAAAGGATGTCGATTATGTCGTTTGGCAAGATAAAGCTGAAGCAGTTGACAAAACCGGTGTAAGTATTGACGGACCTGATGCAGGTGAAGAGACATCAACTTACGCTGCCGATACAGCGATTGCTGATCAAACAACTGTGAACGCAGATAATGATGGCGATGGCAATGCCCACGATTCCGATAAATCTGCCCAACGAGTTTTACCTGTAGAAGATTTAGAGAATTGGACAGGTGGCAATGGTATCACCGGACATGACGAAACCAGCGAAAACACTTCCTGGAAGGGTGGTATCTGGAGTATTAACGCCCCCGCAACACCTAATGCTGCGGCATTAAGTGAAAGCCCAAGTATTCAGAGCCTTAACTTTATCCGGGCAGACGATATCGGTCCCGATGCGAACGACGATTCACCCCAACTCGGAGATACTTTATCGGTAACAGGAATCGTGATGCAGGATATGCGCGAGATCTTCCTGGGATCCCGATGGGGCGGTTTTATCATGGAAGAAAGCGGCGGTCCATGGAGCGGATTTTTTGTCATTCAAAATGATACTTCGACAGCGGGTGTAGCGGGCACACTTCTTACCGCTACAGTACCGGGCGACACAATTAAAATAACAGGAATTGTCTCCGAATTCCAGCCCACCCCTAATACACCCAGTATCACACAATTCGTACTGATAACGGACCCGGTTACCCCCATCGAGTTTGTGGGCCCGGCCTCAGACCCGGCAAATCCGGGGCTTCCTGATTTAATCGTGTTGACACCCGGAGATCTCGGCCTGAACGCCGCTGGAACCTCCGCAGATGTCCAACTGTCAGAACGTTGGGAAGGTGTGCTGGCCCGCTTTGAAGACCTCACAATACTTGCAAACGGCCTGCCCGGCAACACCATGACCGCTACGGATGCGTCCGGTACCATCATTCTGGATGACTATTTTAGCGCCGTAAGTAATGCAGTAACCAATAACGGCAATGTCTGGCCTGATCTTCCGGCCGGGACAAAAATCAATGTGACCGGTTTTGTGCGCGGTGGAACCTCCAGCGGACTGATTACCATTAATCCGCGAACCCTTGCCGATATCGAGATTGCCTCTTCGCCGCCCGAGATATCCAATGCCAGCCGAACCCCAACAATTCCGACGGCTGCCGAAGCAGTAACGGTCTCCGCGGTCATTCAAGACGCTCAAGGCGCAGTTGCAACGGCTACGGTTGACTATCGCGTGGATGGAGGTGCTTTTCAAAAGGTAGACATGGCAACCGGCGGTGGCTCAAGTCAACAAGCAGTCATCAACTTTGCTGACAGCCTTTATTCTGCAGATATTCCCGCCCAGGCTGACGGCGCTCTAGTTGAATATTTTCTGACAGCGGCAGACGACACCGCTGATAGCACAAGGGCTCCCGCAACCGGAAACTTTTTCTATTATGTTCGAGATGCAGGACCCACGATCCGTGATGTTCAATTCACACCGTTTGCAAATGGCAATTCAGGTGCAGTAGGATTGCCGATTACAGTTACCGGCATCGCAACAACCGACTCAGCGGATTTCTCGTTCTACTGGATTCAAGATGGCACGGATCCCTGGAGCGGAGTTCTGGTCCTTGACAATGTGAACAATGTAAACCTCGGCGATGAGGTTGAGGTAACCGGAACCGTGGGAGAATGCTTCGGTCAAACCCAAATCAACAATGTAACCAGCGCGAATGTCTTGTCAAGCGGGAATACTCTTCCTGATCCACTGATGATGAACACCGGCGATATTAACACCGGTGCTGCAGGCGCCGAAAGTTATGAAGGTATGTTTGTGCGAGTCGAAAATGCTGAAGTCATCAATGAGCGGCCGGATGGATTCCCCGGTTTCGGAGAATTTACGGTGAACGACGGCAGCGGCGAGCTAAGGATTGATGATTTGTCTGCAATCTTTCAAGGTCAAACAAGTCCTGATACCGCTTTTCACGCTGGAGAACGCTACGCCATACAAGGTATTTTGGATTGGACGTTTGGAAATTTCAAAATTCAACCGCGCAATAACGATGACTTGGATAATACCACGGGAGTTGAGGATGATAATTTGCTTGGCGTACCATTTACCTATGAGCTGAAGCAAAATTACCCGAACCCATTCAATCCGGAAACTTCCATTCAGTATTCGCTTGCGAATAAGGGAGCGGTTAGTTTGACGGTTTTTAACCTGATGGGCCAGAAAGTCCGGACGCTGATCGATAAGGATCAGCCGGCCGGTAATTACGAAGTTCGCTGGAATGGTTTGAATGACCAGCGTCTGAAAGTTGCCAGTGGCATCTATTTCTACCGGTTCAAATCCGGAGATTTCACTAAGATTCAGAAGATGCTGCTGCTGAAGTAG
- a CDS encoding RNA polymerase sigma factor RpoD/SigA has product MKTATKFRSEKSLEKYLEEIRNYNPLSAEKEVLLAKRIKNNDKEALDCLVRSNLRFVVSVAKEYQNQSLPIEDLINEGNLGLIKAATRFDETRGYKFISYAVWWIRQSILQAIAEQSRVVRLPLNQIGAIKKVGNAMHAFGKKFEREPNLDELAGQMNISFNEISDVMKNSNHHLSLDTPLQQWDGSTLLDILQNDNLPSPDINLLDESLFTDINIVLMTLSTREAKIIKLYFGIAQDRPLTLEEIGDIFKLTRERVRQIKEKALRKLRHKSRYRTLQKYLG; this is encoded by the coding sequence ATTAAAACAGCAACTAAATTTCGCTCAGAAAAATCTCTGGAAAAATATTTAGAGGAAATACGAAATTATAATCCTCTATCAGCAGAAAAAGAAGTGTTGCTTGCCAAACGCATTAAAAATAATGACAAAGAAGCCTTAGACTGCCTGGTACGTTCTAATTTGAGATTCGTCGTCAGCGTTGCCAAAGAGTACCAGAACCAGAGCCTGCCAATTGAAGACCTGATTAATGAAGGTAATTTGGGATTAATCAAAGCCGCTACTCGCTTCGATGAAACCCGGGGTTATAAATTTATCTCATATGCGGTTTGGTGGATTCGTCAATCTATTTTACAAGCTATTGCCGAACAATCTCGTGTTGTACGATTGCCGCTTAACCAGATAGGCGCGATTAAAAAAGTTGGCAATGCCATGCATGCTTTCGGAAAAAAATTCGAGAGGGAGCCAAACCTCGATGAACTGGCTGGACAAATGAACATTTCTTTTAATGAAATAAGTGATGTGATGAAAAACTCAAATCATCACCTTTCATTAGATACCCCACTTCAACAATGGGATGGTAGTACTTTATTAGATATATTACAAAATGATAATTTACCGTCACCGGACATCAATTTGTTAGATGAATCGCTTTTTACCGATATTAACATCGTATTAATGACTTTATCAACTAGGGAAGCGAAAATAATCAAACTCTATTTTGGCATTGCCCAAGATCGTCCGCTAACACTAGAAGAAATCGGTGATATTTTTAAACTCACGCGAGAACGTGTACGCCAGATTAAAGAGAAAGCTCTCAGAAAACTACGCCACAAGAGCAGGTATAGAACTTTGCAAAAGTATTTGGGGTAA